The proteins below come from a single Malus sylvestris chromosome 3, drMalSylv7.2, whole genome shotgun sequence genomic window:
- the LOC126614309 gene encoding uncharacterized protein LOC126614309 isoform X1, with amino-acid sequence MWALSCATSAYPTLTPRASVPRATTRSSSPLSVPTNHHFHPKDSPFVPEVSDAVDTLYSEFRAVDNLVARNTTRVLKAFQNARVGSHHFAGCTGYGHDEAGGREALDQAFAEIVGAESAIVRSQFFSGTHAITCALFAFLRPGDELLAVAGPPYDTLEEVIGKRDSHGMGSLTDFGVKYREVPLAEDGGLNWDVLIHALRPETKCALIQRSCGYSWRRSLSVDEIGRAIKIIKTQNPNCLVMVDNCYGEFVESIEPPMVGADLIAGSLIKNPGGTIAPCGGYVAGREKWVKAASARLSAPGLGVDCGATPGDIMRSFFQGLFLSPQMVGEAIKGTLVVAEVMAARGYKVQPLPRIPRHDTVQAVQLGSHERLLAFCEAVQRNSPVGSFTKPVAGATPGYASEVIFADGTFIDGSTSELSCDGPLREPFAVFCQGGSHWTQWGLVLGEVLKAI; translated from the exons ATGTGGGCCTTATCCTGCGCCACGTCTGCTTATCCTACGCTCACTCCCAGAGCTTCTGTACCCAGGGCTACTACTCGCTCAAGCTCTCCACTCTCAGTCCCTACCAATCACCATTTTCATCCGAAAGACTCTCCTTTTGTTCCAGAG GTTTCGGACGCAGTGGACACGTTGTATTCAGAGTTCAGAGCCGTGGATAATTTGGTTGCACGCAATACCACCCGTGTTCTTAAAGCTTTCCAGAATGCTCGAGTTGGATCACAT CACTTTGCCGGATGCACTGGTTATGGTCATGATGAAGCTGGGGGACGTGAAGCGCTGGACCAAGCTTTTGCTGAAATTGTTGGGGCTGAATCTGCTATAGTTCGCTCACAG TTTTTTTCAGGAACTCATGCTATAACATGTGCTTTATTTGCTTTTCTAAGGCCAGGGGATGAG CTTTTGGCAGTTGCTGGTCCTCCCTATGACACCTTGGAGGAAGTTATTGGAAAGAGAGACTCTCATGGGATGGGGTCCCTGACAGATTTTGGAGTGAAATACCGAGAAGTTCCA CTTGCTGAAGATGGCGGCCTTAACTGGGATGTACTTATCCATGCTTTGAGACCTGAAACAAAATGTGCGCTCATACAGAGGTCGTGTGGTTATTCATGGCGTCGGAGTTTAAGTGTAGATGAGATAGGGCGAGCAATTAAGATAATTAAG ACGCAGAATCCTAACTGCTTGGTCATGGTGGATAACTGTTATGGTGAATTTGTGGAAAGCATTGAACCTCCAATGGTG GGTGCAGATTTGATCGCGGGCAGTTTGATAAAAAATCCTGGTGGGACTATAGCACCATGTGGTGGATATGTTGCAGGGAGAGAAAAATGGGTAAAAGCAGCATCAGCTCGTCTGTCTGCACCTGGCCTTGGAGTTGATTGTGGCGCAACTCCTGGTGACATTATGCGATCATTTTTCCAGGGTTTGTTCCTTTCACCTCAAATGGTAGGCGAGGCTATCAAG GGCACTTTAGTGGTAGCTGAAGTTATGGCAGCCAGAGGGTATAAGGTGCAGCCACTTCCTCGTATTCCTCGTCATGACACAGTCCAG GCCGTACAGCTTGGAAGCCATGAGCGCCTTCTTGCTTTCTGCGAGGCTGTACAGAGAAACTCCCCAGTGGGTTCATTTACCAAACCAGTGGCTGGTGCAACTCCTGGATATGCATCAGAG GTGATCTTTGCTGATGGAACCTTCATCGATGGGAGTACAAGTGAGCTTTCATGCGATGGACCACTGAGAGAGCCATTTGCTGTGTTTTGCCAG GGTGGCTCCCATTGGACTCAGTGGGGACTAGTTCTTGGAGAGGTTTTAAAAGCCATATAA
- the LOC126614309 gene encoding uncharacterized protein LOC126614309 isoform X2, whose translation MWALSCATSAYPTLTPRASVPRATTRSSSPLSVPTNHHFHPKDSPFVPEVSDAVDTLYSEFRAVDNLVARNTTRVLKAFQNARVGSHHFAGCTGYGHDEAGGREALDQAFAEIVGAESAIVRSQFFSGTHAITCALFAFLRPGDELLAVAGPPYDTLEEVIGKRDSHGMGSLTDFGVKYREVPLAEDGGLNWDVLIHALRPETKCALIQRSCGYSWRRSLSVDEIGRAIKIIKTQNPNCLVMVDNCYGEFVESIEPPMVGADLIAGSLIKNPGGTIAPCGGYVAGREKWVKAASARLSAPGLGVDCGATPGDIMRSFFQGLFLSPQMVGEAIKGTLVVAEVMAARGYKVQPLPRIPRHDTVQAVQLGSHERLLAFCEAVQRNSPVGSFTKPVAGATPGYASELSCTR comes from the exons ATGTGGGCCTTATCCTGCGCCACGTCTGCTTATCCTACGCTCACTCCCAGAGCTTCTGTACCCAGGGCTACTACTCGCTCAAGCTCTCCACTCTCAGTCCCTACCAATCACCATTTTCATCCGAAAGACTCTCCTTTTGTTCCAGAG GTTTCGGACGCAGTGGACACGTTGTATTCAGAGTTCAGAGCCGTGGATAATTTGGTTGCACGCAATACCACCCGTGTTCTTAAAGCTTTCCAGAATGCTCGAGTTGGATCACAT CACTTTGCCGGATGCACTGGTTATGGTCATGATGAAGCTGGGGGACGTGAAGCGCTGGACCAAGCTTTTGCTGAAATTGTTGGGGCTGAATCTGCTATAGTTCGCTCACAG TTTTTTTCAGGAACTCATGCTATAACATGTGCTTTATTTGCTTTTCTAAGGCCAGGGGATGAG CTTTTGGCAGTTGCTGGTCCTCCCTATGACACCTTGGAGGAAGTTATTGGAAAGAGAGACTCTCATGGGATGGGGTCCCTGACAGATTTTGGAGTGAAATACCGAGAAGTTCCA CTTGCTGAAGATGGCGGCCTTAACTGGGATGTACTTATCCATGCTTTGAGACCTGAAACAAAATGTGCGCTCATACAGAGGTCGTGTGGTTATTCATGGCGTCGGAGTTTAAGTGTAGATGAGATAGGGCGAGCAATTAAGATAATTAAG ACGCAGAATCCTAACTGCTTGGTCATGGTGGATAACTGTTATGGTGAATTTGTGGAAAGCATTGAACCTCCAATGGTG GGTGCAGATTTGATCGCGGGCAGTTTGATAAAAAATCCTGGTGGGACTATAGCACCATGTGGTGGATATGTTGCAGGGAGAGAAAAATGGGTAAAAGCAGCATCAGCTCGTCTGTCTGCACCTGGCCTTGGAGTTGATTGTGGCGCAACTCCTGGTGACATTATGCGATCATTTTTCCAGGGTTTGTTCCTTTCACCTCAAATGGTAGGCGAGGCTATCAAG GGCACTTTAGTGGTAGCTGAAGTTATGGCAGCCAGAGGGTATAAGGTGCAGCCACTTCCTCGTATTCCTCGTCATGACACAGTCCAG GCCGTACAGCTTGGAAGCCATGAGCGCCTTCTTGCTTTCTGCGAGGCTGTACAGAGAAACTCCCCAGTGGGTTCATTTACCAAACCAGTGGCTGGTGCAACTCCTGGATATGCATCAGAG TTGTCATGTACCAGGTGA
- the LOC126616186 gene encoding protein ULTRAPETALA 2-like yields MFTDEDIKPVENLYGLERGPNYIEVVCGCTSKKYGDSVGKLRISSTGQFSITCQCLSPSCNEVGVLQERGKLTPEEFEKHSKEGGPRKWKSNIWVTMDADGQKVPLWKTGLMKFYRHASNEGQLGSTIRRRWNIHRDELLRCFRCKKERRFRLRTKEECRAFHNASRNRRWKCADHPYDKIKCGDEEERETRKSCRSCPRASACQGCTSCVCLGCLNCRYSDCNCRTCVDFMHNAKP; encoded by the exons ATGTTCACGGACGAAGATATTAAACCAGTCGAGAACTTATATGGACTTGAGCGAGGTCCAAATTATATTGAAGTCGTTTGTGGCTGTACGAGCAAGAAGTACGGCGATTCTGTTGGAAAGCTGAGAATTTCCTCCACAGGACAGTTTTCGATTACTTGCCAATGTCTGTCACCATCTTGCAACGAAG TCGGGGTCTTACAAGAGAGGGGGAAGTTGACACCAGAGGAATTCGAGAAGCATTCTAAAGAAGGGGGACCCAGAAAATGGAAGAGCAACATCTGGGTTACGATGGACGCAGATGGTCAGAAAGTACCACTGTGGAAAACTGGGCTGATGAAATTCTACAGACATGCCTCAAACGAAGGCCAGTTAGGTTCTACCATTCGGCGACGATGGAACATTCACAGGGATGAACTGCTGCGCTGCTTCAGGTGCAAGAAAGAACGCAGGTTTCGCCTGCGGACTAAAGAAGAGTGCAGAGCCTTCCATAACGCCTCAAGGAATAGAAGGTGGAAATGTGCTGATCATCCTTATGACAA AATAAAGTGTGGTGATGAGGAAGAGCGTGAAACTCGGAAGAGCTGCAGGAGTTGCCCTCGAGCTTCGGCATGCCAGGGTTGCACTTCGTGCGTGTGTTTAGGGTGTCTCAATTGCCGCTACTCGGACTGCAACTGCCGCACCTGTGTTGATTTCATGCACAACGccaaaccctaa
- the LOC126616183 gene encoding lysine-specific histone demethylase 1 homolog 2 codes for METPGSDGSVSKRSLRKKASLRNYDENLMDDIIEKHLGGTFKKRKGTKVDLEKETETEAMIALSLGFPIDELLEEEKQAGVVTELGGKQQNDYIVVRNHILVRWRSNVRVWLSKGQIKETVSGDYEHLISSAYDFLLYNGYINFGVAPAFMANMPEEVTEGSVIIVGAGLAGLAAARQLMQLGFKVAVLEGRNRPGGRVYTQKMGKDGKFSAVDLGGSVITGIHANPLGVLARQLSIPLHKVRDKCPLYKPDGTPVNKDIDSNIEIIFNKLLDKVMELRQTMGGFGNDISLGSVLEKLRQLYSVARSTDEKQLLDWHLANLEYANAGCLSNLSAAYWDQDDPYEMGGDHCFLAGGNGRLIRALCERLPIFYGKTVNTIRYGDEGVEVIAGDQVFRGDMVLCTVPLGVLKKGSIRFEPELPQRKLAAIERLGFGLLNKVAMVFPHVFWGEELDTFGCLNEHSHQRGEFFLFYGYHTVSGGPVLIALVAGEAAETFECTEPSILLHRVLSVLRGIYTPKGIDVPNPIQTICTRWGGDPLSYGSYSHVRVQSSGSDYDLLAESVGNRLFFAGEATTRQHPATMHGAFLSGLREASCIYRATRRSQNYLRKVIQKNVGSSNDMLEDLFEKPDLEFGNFSCVFDPSIEDPKSIGFMRVGVGSSENSYKQELTSSSQNALTIPLQLYTFISREQACGLELVTGGDESRLSYLVKVFGLKLMGPSAIGTVGNSLAVSIGNARRGRGRNRMSAGRQ; via the exons ATGGAGACACCGGGTTCAGATGGTTCTGTTTCTAAGCGGTCTCTGAGGAAGAAAGCAAGTTTGCGCAATTATGATGAGAATTTGATGGATGATATAATAGAGAAGCATTTAGGTGGTACTTTTAAGAAAAGGAAGGGAACAAAGGTGGATTTGGAGAAAGAGACTGAAACAGAGGCCATGATAGCACTGTCCCTCGGGTTCCCCATTGATGAGCTGCTTGAGGAGGAAAAACAAGCTGGGGTGGTCACCGAGTTGGGTGGGAAGCAGCAGAATGATTACATTGTTGTGAGAAATCATATTTTAGTAAGATGGCGGAGTAATGTGCGAGTGTGGCTTTCAAAAGGGCAGATTAAAGAAACTGTGAGTGGTGATTATGAGCATTTGATATCTTCAGCTTATGATTTTCTTTTGTATAATGGATACATCAATTTTGGGGTTGCACCAGCATTTATGGCTAATATGCCAGAGGAGGTAACTGAAGGGTCTGTCATCATTGTTGGTGCGGGACTTGCTGGACTAGCGGCTGCAAGGCAGCTtatgcaattgggtttcaaggtgGCTGTTTTAGAAGGTAGGAATCGACCAGGTGGAAGAGTCTACACCCAAAAGAtggggaaggatggaaagtttTCTGCTGTGGATCTTGGCGGCAGTGTCATTACTGGCATCCATGCTAACCCACTTGGAGTTCTGGCGAGGCAACTTTCTATTCCGCTTCATAAGGTCAGAGATAAGTGTCCTTTGTACAAACCTGATGGGACACCTGTTAATAAGGACATTGACTCTAACATTGAAATCATCTTTAATAAGTTGCTTGACAAAGTCATGGAACTCCGACAGACAATGGGTGGGTTTGGAAATGATATATCTCTGGGTTCAGTTTTGGAGAAACTGAGGCAGTTGTATTCTGTTGCTAGAAGCACTGACGAGAAGCAACTTCTTGATTGGCATCTTGCAAATTTGGAATATGCAAATGCTGGATGTCTATCAAATCTCTCAGCTGCCTACTGGGATCAGGATGATCCTTATGAAATGGGTGGGGACCACTGTTTTCTTGCTGGAGGTAATGGGAGATTGATCAGAGCACTGTGTGAAAGACTTCCCATATTCTATGGAAAGACTGTCAATACTATTAGGTATGGAGATGAAGGGGTTGAAGTTATTGCAGGGGACCAAGTGTTTCGAGGGGACATGGTCCTATGCACTGTTCCTCTTGGAGTTCTGAAAAAGGGTTCCATCAGATTTGAACCCGAGTTGCCCCAAAGAAAGCTCGCAGCAATTGAAAGGTTGGGATTTGGTCTGCTGAACAAAGTAGCTATGGTTTTTCCTCATGTTTTCTGGGGTGAAGAACTAGATACTTTTGGATGTCTCAATGAACATAGCCATCAACGTGGAGAGTTCTTTTTGTTCTATGGATACCATACTGTATCTGGAGGTCCAGTTCTTATTGCACTGGTGGCGGGAGAAGCTGCAGAGACATTTGAGTGCACAGAGCCATCAATATTGCTCCATCGAGTTTTAAGCGTCCTCAGAG GTATATATACTCCTAAGGGCATTGATGTACCTAATCCAATTCAAACCATTTGTACAAGGTGGGGTGGTGATCCCCTTTCCTATGGTTCATATTCTCATGTTAGAGTACAGTCATCTGGCAGTGACTATGATTTGCTCGCAGAAAGTGTGGGAAACCGGCTGTTCTTTGCAGGTGAGGCCACAACCAGGCAACATCCAGCTACCATGCATGGGGCCTTTCTGAGTGGCCTAAGAGAGGCTTCGTGCATATATCGTGCCACAAGACGTAGTCAAAACTATTTGAGGAAAGTCATACAAAAGAATGTTGGATCAAGCAATGATATGCTGGAAGATCTATTTGAGAAGCCCGATTTGGAATTTGGGAACTTTTCATGTGTATTTGATCCTTCAATAGAAGACCCAAAATCAATAGGATTTATGAGAGTTGGTGTTGGGAGTAGTGAAAACAGTTATAAACAAGAGCTAACAAgcagctcccaaaatgccttaaCCATACCATTGCAGCTTTACACATTTATATCTCGTGAGCAAGCATGTGGGTTAGAACTGGTGACAGGAGGAGATGAAAGTAGGCTATCATACTTGGTGAAAGTTTTCGGCTTGAAGCTGATGGGACCTAGTGCCATAGGAACTGTAGGTAACTCCTTGGCAGTTAGCATTGGTAATGCTCGAAGAGGAAGGGGAAGGAATCGCATGTCCGCCGGGCGGCAGTAG